In Macadamia integrifolia cultivar HAES 741 chromosome 1, SCU_Mint_v3, whole genome shotgun sequence, a single window of DNA contains:
- the LOC122060627 gene encoding MDIS1-interacting receptor like kinase 2-like: MAFCNPTVIQSLSFLFFTLLLLASSNSYALNSISTGITIGSVGQADALLKWKATLSNQSQSVLHSWALLLHPNATNNSSLRSDPCISWVGISCNQRRSITEINLPSMGLQGAIFSAFDGMSSLTSIDISYNEFKGPLPNSRAFQNATIEALRNNRALCGKASGLQPCKSSISKGENAKPDHKILIIVLVPSIGMLFLLFTFVIACVVYPRVRIVETKRRATPHNRDLFSVWNYDGRIAYQEIIEATEDFDDKYCIGMGGFGSVYIAKLSTGQVVAVKNLHQPLQEECENANTRAFRNEICALTKLRHRNIVKLYGFCSFTQHSFLVFEYFERGSLAKILNNSELALEMDWLRRINVIKGVANALSYMHHDCSPPIIHRDISSNNILLDEEYEACVSDFGTARLLKPDSSNWTSLAGTCGYVAPELAYTMRVTRKCDIYSFGVLTLEVLIGRHPSELISVLVSSFSILPLTKQMILLRDLLDKRVSPPTIEIVEELLSVMKIAISCLATNPQSRPDMHCVSEKLSS; encoded by the exons ATGGCTTTCTGCAACCCAACTGTAATACAGTccctttccttccttttcttcacTTTGCTCCTGCTTGCTTCTTCCAACTCCTATGCCTTGAATTCCATCAGCACTGGCATCACTATTGGTTCTGTAGGCCAAGCTGATGCTCTTCTCAAATGGAAAGCTACTCTCAGCAACCAAAGCCAATCTGTTCTCCATTCATGGGCACTACTACTTCATCCTAATGCCACCAACAATTCCTCTCTGCGATCTGACCCCTGCATTAGTTGGGTTGGAATTTCTTGCAACCAGAGAAGAAGCATCACTGAAATTAACTTACCAAGTATGGGCTTGCAAG GTGCCATTTTTTCTGCATTTGATGGAATGTCTAGCTTGACATCCATTGATATATCTTACAATGAGTTCAAGGGTCCACTTCCGAACAGCAGAGCCTTTCAAAATGCTACAATAGAAGCTTTAAGAAACAATAGAGCACTGTGTGGCAAAGCAAGTGGTTTGCAACCTTGCAAATCATCAATATCAAAAGGAGAAAATGCAAAACCAGACCACAAAATCCTGATTATTGTCTTGGTACCATCGATAGGTATGTTATTTCTTCTGTTTACTTTTGTTATCGCTTGTGTTGTCTACCCAAGGGTAAGAATTGTTGAGACAAAGCGAAGAGCAACACCACATAACAGGGATTTATTTTCTGTATGGAATTACGATGGAAGAATAGCATATCAAGAAATTATTGAagcaacagaggattttgatgatAAGTATTGCATTGGGATGGGAGGATTTGGAAGCGTATACATAGCAAAGCTGTCGACGGGTCAAGTAGTCGCTGTCAAAAACCTTCACCAGCCGTTACAGGAAGAATGTGAGAATGCCAACACACGGGCATTTAGAAATGAGATTTGTGCATTGACAAAACTGCGACACCGAAACATTGTGAAACTatatggtttttgttcatttacACAACACtcatttttagtttttgagTATTTTGAGAGAGGAAGCTTGGCTAAGATCCTCAACAACAGTGAGCTTGCGTTGGAAATGGATTGGTTAAGAAGGATTAATGTTATTAAAGGTGTAGCAAATGCTTTGTCTTACATGCACCATGATTGTTCACCACCAATCATTCACCGCGACATATCCAGCAACAATATTTTGCTGGATGAAGAATATGAGGCATGTGTGTCTGATTTTGGCACTGCTAGACTTTTAAAGCCCGATTCATCCAATTGGACTTCTCTGGCGGGGACGTGTGGATATGTTGCTCCAG AGCTTGCCTACACGATGAGGGTGACCCGAAAATGTGACATTTACAGCTTTGGAGTACTAACATTAGAAGTGCTGATTGGAAGGCATCCAAGTGAACTCATCTCAGTACTAGTATCATCGTTCTCAATATTGCCATTAACAAAGCAAATGATACTATTGAGAGATCTGTTGGACAAACGGGTCTCCCCTCCCACGATTGAGATTGTTGAAGAACTCTTATCTGTGATGAAGATAGCAATCTCATGTTTAGCCACTAATCCACAATCTCGACCTGACATGCATTGTGTGTCTGAGAAACTATCGTCTTGA